A single region of the Labeo rohita strain BAU-BD-2019 chromosome 3, IGBB_LRoh.1.0, whole genome shotgun sequence genome encodes:
- the LOC127163315 gene encoding DNA-directed RNA polymerases I, II, and III subunit RPABC5-like, whose protein sequence is MIIPIRCFTCGKTVGNKWEAYLGLLQAEYTEGDAFDALGLKRYCCRRMLLAHVNLIEKLLNYAPLEKRGALCAIEDDI, encoded by the coding sequence ATGATTATCCCCATTCGCTGCTTCACCTGTGGGAAGACTGTTGGGAACAAATGGGAGGCGTATTTAGGTCTTCTTCAAGCAGAGTATACAGAAGGTGATGCTTTTGACGCTCTGGGTTTGAAGAGATACTGCTGTCGCAGGATGCTTCTGGCTCACGTGAATCTCATTGAGAAGTTGTTGAATTATGCACCTCTGGAGAAGCGAGGAGCTTTATGTGCAATTGAAGATGACATTTAG